The following are encoded in a window of Bordetella genomosp. 10 genomic DNA:
- a CDS encoding AraC family transcriptional regulator, translated as MSRQAEMATLIRQLAPQEGHTRSLLDGVRLMRADRPLGRTPVLYEPSIVIVCQGRKRGYLADRIYRYDAQHYLVLSVPLPFSTETDASPEEPLLAVSIRLDMTAVADLVMEVDHHASPTSTSPLGIVSTPLDATLADATVRLLRALRSPLEARVLGPSIVRELCFRVLLGEQGGAIRAALASHGNFGRIARVLRRIHGDYAQPLDVASLAREAGLSVPAFHAHFKAVAATSPIQYIKSVRLHQARLMMIRDNVTAAGAAARVGYESASQFNREFKRLFGRSPGEEAREMRSAFALMEPARLEVAAVAH; from the coding sequence ATGTCACGACAGGCCGAAATGGCGACATTGATCCGGCAGCTTGCCCCGCAGGAAGGCCACACCCGCTCGCTGCTCGATGGCGTGCGCTTGATGCGTGCGGATCGCCCCTTGGGACGCACGCCGGTGCTTTACGAGCCGAGCATCGTGATCGTCTGCCAGGGCCGCAAGCGCGGCTACCTCGCCGACCGGATTTACCGCTACGATGCCCAGCACTACCTGGTGCTCTCGGTGCCGCTGCCGTTCTCGACCGAGACCGATGCCAGTCCCGAAGAACCTTTGCTGGCCGTGTCGATCCGGTTGGACATGACAGCCGTCGCTGATCTGGTCATGGAGGTCGATCACCATGCCAGTCCCACATCCACGTCCCCTCTCGGCATCGTCTCGACGCCATTGGACGCCACGCTGGCCGACGCCACCGTGCGCCTGCTGCGGGCCTTGCGCTCGCCGCTGGAAGCCAGGGTGCTGGGGCCTTCCATCGTGCGGGAACTGTGCTTTCGCGTCCTGTTGGGCGAACAGGGCGGCGCCATCCGCGCCGCGCTGGCCAGCCATGGCAACTTCGGCCGCATCGCGCGCGTGCTGCGGCGCATCCACGGCGATTACGCCCAGCCGCTGGACGTGGCCTCGCTGGCGCGCGAGGCGGGTCTGAGCGTGCCGGCCTTCCATGCGCATTTCAAGGCAGTGGCCGCGACATCGCCCATCCAGTACATCAAATCGGTGCGGCTGCATCAGGCGCGGCTGATGATGATCCGCGACAACGTTACCGCCGCCGGCGCCGCCGCGCGGGTCGGCTACGAAAGCGCGTCGCAGTTCAACCGCGAGTTCAAGCGGCTGTTCGGCCGCAGCCCCGGAGAAGAGGCACGCGAAATGCGCTCGGCCTTTGCGCTCATGGAGCCTGCCCGGCTCGAGGTCGCCGCCGTCGCGCATTGA
- a CDS encoding transglycosylase SLT domain-containing protein produces the protein MRALSLAVLLAVLGALAGCATSPPRNPDDICAIFREKDDWYDAAVSTQKKWGVPVQVPFAILYQESGFREDAKPPRDYLLWIIPWGRVSSAYGYAQAKDETWDDYVRENSRWFAHRDDFGDALDFMGWYIAKTRRLNGVATSDAYGQYLNYHEGWGGYRAGTYRKKAWLMATSRKVQARAERYRAQYAACKKDLDRGFWDFLF, from the coding sequence GTGCGCGCGCTTAGCCTCGCCGTCCTGCTGGCGGTCCTGGGCGCGCTGGCCGGCTGCGCCACCTCGCCGCCCCGCAATCCCGACGATATCTGCGCCATCTTTCGGGAAAAAGACGACTGGTACGACGCCGCCGTCTCCACCCAGAAGAAGTGGGGCGTGCCCGTGCAGGTGCCGTTCGCCATCCTGTACCAGGAATCCGGCTTCCGCGAGGACGCCAAGCCGCCGCGCGACTACCTGCTGTGGATCATTCCCTGGGGGCGCGTGAGTTCGGCCTACGGCTACGCCCAGGCCAAGGACGAGACGTGGGACGACTATGTGCGCGAAAACAGCCGCTGGTTCGCCCACCGCGACGATTTCGGCGACGCCCTGGACTTCATGGGCTGGTACATCGCCAAGACCCGGCGCCTGAACGGCGTGGCCACCTCGGACGCCTACGGCCAGTACCTGAACTATCACGAAGGCTGGGGCGGCTACCGCGCCGGCACCTATCGCAAGAAGGCCTGGCTGATGGCGACCTCGCGCAAGGTGCAGGCCCGGGCCGAGCGCTACCGCGCGCAATACGCGGCATGCAAGAAGGACCTCGACCGCGGCTTCTGGGACTTCCTGTTCTAG
- the acnB gene encoding bifunctional aconitate hydratase 2/2-methylisocitrate dehydratase, giving the protein MLETYRQHVAERAALGIPPLPLSAQQTADLIELLKAPPAGEEAYLLDLITHRVPAGVDDAAKVKASYLAAVALGKESCPLISRAKATELLGTMLGGYNISALIELLDDAEVGAIAANGLKTTLLMFDAFHDVKEKADQGNANAKSVLQSWADAEWFTNRPEVPQSLKLTVFKVTGETNTDDLSPAPDAWSRPDIPLHALAMLKNPRPGIEPDEPGKVGPLKFLNELKQRGNLVAYVGDVVGTGSSRKSATNSVLWFTGEDIPFVPNKRFGGVCLGSKIAPIFYNTMEDAGALPIELDVSSMDMGDEIELRPYEGKALKDGKVIAEFQVKSDVLFDEVRAGGRIPLIIGRGLTSKAREALGLPPSTLFRLPQDPAASTKGYTLAQKMVGRACGLPEGKGVRPGAYCEPKMTSVGSQDTTGTMTRDELKDLACLGFSADLVMQSFCHTAAYPKPVDVKTHHTLPAFMSNRGGISLKPGDGVIHSWLNRMLLPDTVGTGGDSHTRFPIGISFPAGSGLVAFAAATGVMPLDMPESVLVRFKGKMQPGVTLRDLVNAIPLYAIKAGLLTVEKQNKKNIFSGRILEIEGLPDLKCEQAFELSDASAERSAAGCTVRLNKEPIIEYINSNIVMLKWLIANGYQDERSIRRRIQAMEAWLANPQLLEPDADAEYAAVIEIDLADIHEPIVACPNDPDDVKTLSDVAGAKIDEVFIGSCMTNIGHFRAASKLLEGKRDIPVKLWVAPPTKMDAQQLTEEGHYGVFGSAGARTEMPGCSLCMGNQAQVREGATVMSTSTRNFPNRLGKNTNVYLGSAELAAICSKLGRIPTREEYMADIGVINENGDKIYQYLNFDKIEDYKDVADVVEV; this is encoded by the coding sequence ATGCTAGAAACTTATCGCCAACACGTCGCCGAACGCGCGGCCTTGGGAATTCCCCCGCTGCCCCTGTCGGCGCAGCAGACCGCCGACCTCATCGAACTGCTGAAGGCGCCGCCGGCCGGCGAGGAAGCCTATCTGCTCGATCTGATCACCCACCGCGTGCCCGCCGGCGTCGACGACGCCGCCAAGGTCAAGGCCTCGTACCTGGCCGCCGTGGCGCTGGGCAAGGAATCGTGTCCGTTGATCAGCCGCGCCAAGGCCACGGAACTGCTCGGCACCATGCTGGGCGGCTACAACATCAGCGCGCTGATCGAACTGCTGGACGACGCCGAAGTGGGCGCCATCGCCGCCAACGGCCTGAAGACCACCCTGTTGATGTTCGACGCCTTCCACGACGTCAAGGAAAAGGCCGACCAGGGCAACGCCAACGCCAAGTCCGTGCTGCAAAGCTGGGCCGACGCCGAGTGGTTCACCAACCGCCCCGAAGTGCCGCAAAGCCTGAAGCTGACCGTTTTCAAGGTCACCGGCGAAACCAACACCGACGATCTCTCGCCCGCGCCCGACGCCTGGAGCCGCCCGGACATCCCGCTGCACGCGCTGGCCATGCTGAAGAACCCCCGTCCCGGCATCGAGCCGGACGAGCCCGGCAAGGTGGGCCCGCTCAAGTTCCTGAACGAACTGAAGCAGCGCGGCAACCTGGTCGCCTACGTCGGCGACGTGGTCGGCACCGGCTCCTCGCGCAAGTCGGCCACCAACTCGGTGCTGTGGTTCACCGGCGAAGACATCCCCTTCGTGCCGAACAAGCGCTTCGGCGGCGTCTGCCTGGGCAGCAAGATCGCCCCGATCTTCTACAACACCATGGAAGACGCCGGCGCCCTGCCGATCGAGCTCGACGTGTCCAGCATGGACATGGGCGACGAGATCGAGCTGCGTCCCTATGAAGGCAAGGCGCTGAAGGACGGCAAGGTCATCGCCGAATTCCAGGTCAAGTCCGACGTGCTGTTCGACGAAGTGCGCGCCGGCGGCCGCATTCCGCTGATCATCGGCCGCGGCCTGACCTCCAAGGCGCGCGAGGCCCTGGGCCTGCCGCCCTCCACCCTGTTCCGCCTGCCCCAGGATCCCGCCGCCAGCACCAAGGGCTACACCCTGGCGCAGAAGATGGTCGGCCGCGCCTGCGGCCTGCCCGAAGGCAAGGGCGTGCGCCCCGGCGCCTACTGCGAACCGAAGATGACCTCGGTCGGCAGCCAGGACACCACCGGCACCATGACCCGCGACGAACTGAAGGACCTGGCCTGCCTGGGCTTCTCGGCCGACCTGGTGATGCAGTCGTTCTGCCACACCGCCGCCTATCCCAAGCCCGTGGACGTCAAGACGCACCACACGCTGCCGGCCTTCATGAGCAACCGCGGCGGCATTTCGCTGAAGCCGGGCGACGGCGTGATCCACTCCTGGCTGAACCGCATGCTGCTGCCCGACACCGTCGGCACCGGCGGCGACTCGCACACCCGCTTCCCCATCGGCATCTCCTTCCCGGCCGGTTCGGGCCTGGTGGCGTTCGCCGCGGCCACCGGCGTGATGCCGCTGGACATGCCGGAATCGGTGCTGGTGCGCTTCAAGGGCAAGATGCAGCCCGGCGTCACCCTGCGCGACCTGGTCAACGCCATTCCGCTGTACGCCATCAAGGCCGGCCTGCTGACCGTCGAAAAGCAGAACAAGAAGAACATCTTCTCCGGCCGCATCCTGGAAATCGAAGGCCTGCCCGACCTGAAGTGCGAACAGGCTTTCGAACTGTCGGACGCCTCGGCCGAACGCTCGGCCGCCGGCTGCACGGTGCGCCTGAACAAAGAGCCCATCATCGAATACATCAACAGCAACATCGTGATGTTGAAGTGGCTCATCGCCAACGGCTACCAGGACGAGCGCTCGATCCGCCGCCGCATCCAGGCCATGGAAGCCTGGCTGGCCAACCCGCAACTGCTGGAGCCGGACGCCGACGCGGAATACGCCGCCGTCATCGAGATCGACCTGGCCGACATCCATGAGCCCATCGTCGCCTGCCCCAACGACCCGGATGACGTGAAAACGCTGTCCGACGTCGCCGGCGCCAAGATCGACGAAGTGTTCATCGGTAGCTGCATGACCAACATCGGCCACTTCCGCGCGGCGTCCAAGCTTCTCGAAGGCAAGCGCGACATCCCGGTCAAGCTGTGGGTCGCCCCGCCGACCAAGATGGACGCCCAGCAGTTGACCGAGGAAGGCCACTACGGCGTCTTCGGCAGCGCCGGCGCGCGCACCGAAATGCCCGGCTGCTCGCTGTGCATGGGCAACCAGGCCCAGGTGCGCGAAGGCGCGACCGTCATGTCGACCAGCACCCGCAACTTCCCCAACCGCCTGGGCAAGAACACCAACGTCTACCTGGGCTCGGCGGAACTGGCCGCCATCTGCTCCAAGCTGGGCCGCATCCCGACCCGCGAGGAGTACATGGCCGACATCGGCGTGATCAACGAGAACGGCGACAAGATCTACCAGTACCTGAACTTCGACAAGATCGAGGACTACAAGGACGTGGCCGACGTGGTCGAAGTCTGA
- a CDS encoding TonB-dependent receptor: MSSPAVTPAGDALHARRPGPLAMRPTSLAVRAALAYAALGAAPFLGNAWAQTAQDNTATTTLAPVNVVGASTATQGDALPPTYAGGQVAKGGRLGILGEQDAANVPFSVTSFTSKLIEDQQAKSLGDVLRNDPSVQVTKGYGNDAQQFVVRGFALNGDDISYGGLYGVMPRQIISTQGIERVELFKGPSAFLNGVPPGGSGIGGMVNIEPKRAGDDPLTRVGLDYSSSSQVGVSADIARRFGASNQFGIRVNALQREGDVGIGDEGQRMTFGSVGLDYRGERLRASLDFGYQKQRTSQGRPMVQVQSGYGIPDVPSARDNYAQPWTYSETENTFGMAKVEYDIADNWTAFAGFGMNHANEYGAYSSLKVDGNGDSVSSRMDVPYRSDTFGLMTGVRGKFDTGPVSHSLTVAFSSNYLKKRSAYTFGNSFSTNLYHTPLLDIAAPTAGGGDMSDPGVTARSRMSGTSVSDTMSFLNDRVLFTAGIRHQDLTTTNYNYDGSVGSSYDKSANSPVFGLVVKPVEHLSLYANHIEGLQQGDTAPNDSNTPGRILPPGKSKQNEAGAKLDMGNYGASLAVFQIEKEVGLLHDNGDFSPAGRQRNRGVELNVFGEPIRGVRLLSGVTFIDPKLTKTGDDTEGNKAPGVPKYTAILGGEWDLPWVNGLTLQGRVNHAGTQYLDAANTQKLKPYTTLDLGVRYAMKIDRHDVVWRLGVDNVFNKAYWASAWGGYLTQGDPRTAKLSVSVDF; encoded by the coding sequence ATGTCCTCTCCCGCCGTCACTCCGGCAGGCGACGCCTTGCACGCGCGTCGTCCCGGCCCGTTGGCCATGCGTCCCACCTCACTGGCCGTGCGCGCCGCCCTGGCCTATGCCGCGTTGGGCGCCGCCCCCTTCCTGGGCAACGCCTGGGCGCAGACGGCGCAGGACAATACCGCCACGACCACGCTGGCGCCGGTGAACGTCGTCGGCGCCAGCACGGCGACCCAGGGCGACGCGCTGCCGCCCACCTATGCCGGCGGCCAGGTCGCCAAGGGCGGACGCCTGGGCATCCTGGGCGAGCAGGACGCGGCCAACGTGCCGTTCAGCGTCACCAGCTTCACCTCCAAGCTGATCGAGGACCAGCAGGCCAAGTCGCTGGGCGACGTCCTGCGCAACGACCCCTCGGTGCAGGTCACCAAGGGCTACGGCAACGACGCGCAGCAGTTCGTCGTCCGCGGCTTCGCCCTCAACGGCGACGACATCTCCTACGGCGGCCTGTACGGCGTCATGCCGCGCCAGATCATCTCCACGCAGGGCATCGAGCGCGTCGAACTGTTCAAGGGCCCCAGCGCCTTCCTGAACGGCGTGCCGCCCGGCGGCTCGGGCATCGGCGGCATGGTCAACATCGAGCCGAAGCGCGCGGGCGACGATCCGTTGACGCGCGTCGGCCTGGACTACAGCAGCTCCTCGCAGGTGGGCGTCTCCGCCGACATCGCGCGCCGCTTCGGCGCGAGCAACCAGTTCGGCATACGGGTGAACGCCTTGCAGCGGGAAGGCGACGTCGGCATCGGCGACGAAGGCCAGCGCATGACCTTCGGGTCGGTCGGCCTGGACTACCGCGGCGAGCGCCTGCGCGCCTCGCTGGACTTCGGTTACCAGAAACAGCGCACCAGCCAGGGACGCCCCATGGTCCAGGTGCAGAGCGGCTACGGCATTCCCGACGTGCCTTCCGCGCGCGACAACTACGCGCAGCCGTGGACCTATTCGGAGACCGAAAACACCTTCGGCATGGCCAAGGTGGAATACGACATCGCCGACAACTGGACCGCCTTCGCCGGCTTCGGCATGAACCACGCCAATGAGTACGGCGCCTATTCCTCGCTGAAGGTGGACGGCAACGGCGACAGCGTTTCCAGCCGCATGGACGTGCCCTACCGCTCGGACACCTTCGGCCTGATGACCGGCGTGCGCGGCAAGTTCGATACGGGCCCCGTCTCGCACTCGCTGACGGTCGCCTTCTCCAGCAATTACCTGAAGAAGCGTTCCGCCTATACCTTCGGCAACTCCTTCAGCACCAACCTGTACCACACGCCGCTGCTCGATATCGCCGCGCCCACGGCGGGCGGCGGCGACATGAGCGACCCCGGCGTCACCGCGCGCAGCCGCATGAGCGGCACGTCGGTGTCCGACACCATGTCCTTCCTGAACGACCGCGTCCTCTTCACCGCGGGCATCCGCCACCAGGACCTGACGACCACCAACTACAACTACGACGGTTCGGTCGGCAGCAGCTACGACAAGTCGGCGAACTCGCCGGTGTTCGGCCTGGTCGTCAAGCCGGTCGAGCATCTCTCGCTGTACGCCAACCACATCGAAGGCCTGCAACAGGGCGACACGGCGCCCAACGACTCCAACACCCCGGGCCGCATCCTGCCGCCGGGCAAGTCCAAGCAGAACGAAGCCGGCGCCAAGCTGGACATGGGCAACTACGGCGCCTCGCTGGCCGTCTTCCAGATCGAGAAGGAAGTGGGCCTGCTGCACGACAACGGCGACTTCTCGCCGGCCGGCCGCCAGCGCAACCGCGGCGTCGAACTGAACGTCTTCGGCGAGCCGATCCGTGGCGTGCGCCTGCTCAGCGGCGTCACCTTCATCGATCCCAAGCTCACCAAGACCGGCGACGACACCGAGGGCAACAAGGCGCCCGGCGTGCCCAAGTACACCGCCATCCTGGGCGGCGAATGGGATCTGCCCTGGGTCAACGGCCTGACGCTGCAAGGCCGCGTCAACCATGCCGGCACGCAATACCTGGACGCGGCGAACACGCAGAAACTGAAGCCGTACACCACGCTGGACCTGGGCGTGCGCTACGCCATGAAGATCGATCGCCACGACGTCGTGTGGCGCCTGGGCGTGGACAACGTCTTCAACAAGGCCTACTGGGCCTCGGCCTGGGGCGGCTACCTGACCCAGGGCGACCCGCGCACGGCGAAGCTGTCGGTGTCGGTGGACTTCTAA
- a CDS encoding SDR family oxidoreductase, which yields MHQQIQNPKVWFITGAARGIGLSLARQALAQGDAVAATSRTLTSLHRAFGDGSDRLLTLEVDLADEASVQAAIDRTIATLGRMDRVVNNAGYGQQGTIEALTDAELRRNFDVNVFAPLHVLRHALPHLRSQRSGHVFNVASIVGFQGGYAGWGSYVATKFALAGLTETLAAELAELGIRATVVYPGPVRTGFLSKDTLMVAERAIADYTAAQASLDLHIDGLDGKQAGDPDKVATLILQAASVAEPPVHLFAGRIANALAEQKMQAVRQDLDAWRGASDATDFTD from the coding sequence ATGCATCAGCAAATACAGAATCCCAAGGTATGGTTCATCACCGGCGCCGCACGCGGCATCGGCCTGTCGCTGGCCCGCCAGGCACTGGCGCAAGGCGATGCCGTGGCCGCCACTTCGCGCACGCTGACCAGCCTGCATCGGGCATTTGGCGATGGCAGCGATCGGCTGTTGACGCTGGAGGTGGACCTGGCCGACGAGGCGAGCGTGCAGGCTGCCATCGACCGGACCATTGCCACCCTTGGTCGCATGGACCGTGTGGTGAACAATGCCGGCTATGGCCAGCAAGGCACGATCGAAGCCTTGACCGATGCCGAGCTACGCCGCAACTTCGACGTCAACGTGTTCGCCCCCTTGCACGTGCTGCGTCACGCGCTGCCGCACCTGCGCAGCCAGCGCAGCGGCCATGTGTTCAACGTGGCCTCGATCGTGGGCTTCCAGGGCGGCTACGCGGGCTGGGGCAGCTATGTGGCCACCAAGTTCGCACTGGCCGGGCTGACCGAAACCCTGGCGGCGGAACTTGCCGAACTGGGCATCAGGGCCACGGTGGTCTATCCCGGCCCGGTGCGCACCGGATTCCTGTCCAAGGACACGCTGATGGTGGCAGAGCGCGCCATTGCCGATTACACCGCAGCCCAGGCCTCGCTGGATCTCCACATCGACGGCCTGGATGGCAAGCAGGCGGGCGATCCCGATAAAGTGGCGACCTTGATCCTGCAAGCGGCCAGCGTCGCCGAGCCGCCGGTGCATCTGTTCGCAGGCAGGATTGCCAATGCGCTGGCCGAACAGAAGATGCAAGCCGTGCGCCAGGATCTGGATGCCTGGCGCGGCGCGTCCGACGCCACGGACTTTACCGATTGA
- a CDS encoding NAD(P)/FAD-dependent oxidoreductase: MHHDVIVIGGSYAGMAAALQLLRARRSVLVIDAGERRNRFASHSHGFLGQDGVPPGDIAANARRQLEAYPTLAWLEGRVEAVTGRVDEFTVTTGDGGSHRGRRILLAAGVIDRLPAVAGLAERWGKAVFHCPYCHGYELGQGRIGIVGNGPMSVHQAELLTDWGDVTLLVNGAVELSQEARSALARRGVSIEDALIDRIEGHADVALADGRRLRFAGLFTATRTSPSDSLAEATGCALEETPMGSQVRTDAENKTSVTGIFACGDVARAPHSVSLAVGNGAMAGAQVHRSLLWPETVAPMRAGGGGR; encoded by the coding sequence ATGCATCACGACGTCATCGTCATCGGCGGCAGCTATGCGGGCATGGCCGCGGCCCTGCAATTGCTGCGGGCGCGCCGGTCCGTTCTGGTGATCGACGCAGGCGAGCGGCGTAACCGTTTCGCCAGCCATTCGCATGGTTTTCTCGGCCAGGATGGCGTTCCCCCGGGCGACATCGCGGCGAACGCGCGCCGCCAGCTCGAAGCCTATCCGACGCTGGCCTGGCTTGAAGGCCGGGTCGAGGCCGTTACAGGACGGGTGGACGAATTCACGGTCACGACTGGCGATGGCGGATCGCACCGGGGCCGCCGCATCCTGCTGGCCGCCGGCGTGATCGACCGCCTTCCCGCCGTCGCCGGACTCGCCGAGCGCTGGGGCAAGGCGGTCTTCCACTGCCCGTACTGCCATGGCTACGAACTCGGCCAGGGCCGAATCGGCATCGTCGGCAATGGCCCGATGTCCGTTCATCAGGCCGAGCTGCTCACGGATTGGGGCGATGTGACCTTGCTCGTCAACGGCGCCGTGGAACTGAGCCAGGAGGCCAGGTCCGCCTTGGCGCGCCGCGGCGTGTCGATCGAGGACGCGCTCATCGACAGGATCGAAGGACATGCCGATGTGGCGCTGGCGGACGGACGGCGACTGCGTTTTGCGGGCCTGTTCACCGCGACGCGCACCTCTCCCTCCGATTCCCTGGCCGAAGCGACGGGCTGCGCGCTGGAAGAGACGCCCATGGGAAGCCAGGTGCGCACCGACGCCGAGAACAAGACTTCGGTGACGGGGATATTCGCCTGCGGCGACGTGGCGCGCGCCCCTCACTCGGTGTCGCTGGCCGTGGGCAACGGCGCCATGGCAGGCGCCCAGGTCCACCGGTCGCTGCTGTGGCCCGAGACCGTCGCGCCAATGCGAGCGGGAGGCGGCGGCCGATGA
- a CDS encoding Rrf2 family transcriptional regulator — MKRDSRLSSVLHALLHMAEQEGPVTSETLAQCLGTNPVVVRRTMGYLREAGIVTSDRGHSGGWRIHADLRTVTLRQLHEALGEPAMFAIGNRNEAPACLVEQSVNAALEGTLAEAEVLLLKRFSEITLADLAADFARRHAAARRARS; from the coding sequence ATGAAACGCGACAGCCGCTTGTCTTCCGTCCTGCATGCGCTGCTACACATGGCCGAGCAGGAGGGACCCGTCACTTCCGAAACCCTGGCGCAATGCCTGGGCACCAACCCCGTCGTCGTCCGGCGCACCATGGGGTATCTGCGAGAGGCAGGCATCGTGACCTCGGATCGCGGCCACTCGGGAGGGTGGCGCATCCATGCCGACCTTCGCACCGTCACCCTGCGCCAGTTGCACGAGGCGTTGGGCGAACCTGCCATGTTTGCCATCGGCAACCGTAACGAGGCGCCGGCGTGCCTGGTCGAGCAATCGGTGAATGCCGCGCTGGAAGGCACGCTTGCGGAGGCGGAGGTGCTGCTGCTCAAGCGGTTTTCGGAAATCACCCTGGCCGACCTGGCCGCCGATTTTGCACGGCGGCATGCGGCGGCGCGACGCGCAAGGAGTTGA